Proteins from a genomic interval of Prevotella sp. E13-27:
- a CDS encoding rhamnogalacturonan acetylesterase, with amino-acid sequence MKKNIISLIALLPTILWAQSFDFDLTKPQPIYNDQDGFGYDILPAPNKKAPAEPFYFSVKVPDGNYTVKVVLGGKKNSNTTVRAEGRRLLIDNVNTKKAKETIEYSFTVNKRSPMIDSKTKVKIKEREKTYLAWDDKLTLEFNGDMPAVKSIHIEKADVPTIYLCGNSTVVDQNNEPWASWGQMITRWFGPEVAISNHAESGLTARTFIGSYRLDKILTTLKKGDYVFVEFGHNDEKEHRPGDGAWYHYQYQLKIFIDQVRAKGAEIVFCTPTQRRQFNADGKSIRNTHGDFPAAMKMVAEKENVPLIDLNKMTTDLYIAVGPEDSKRMLVHYPKEMYGRELADNTHFNPFGAYEVAKCVVMGMKQLNLPIIKYLRNDWVDFNPSAPDDWKTFKWAPSRIVEIVKPDGN; translated from the coding sequence CAACGACCAAGATGGATTTGGCTACGACATTCTTCCTGCACCTAACAAAAAGGCACCTGCAGAACCATTTTATTTCTCTGTAAAAGTTCCTGATGGCAACTACACAGTAAAAGTTGTGCTCGGAGGAAAGAAAAACAGTAATACAACTGTAAGAGCTGAAGGAAGAAGACTGCTTATTGACAACGTGAATACGAAGAAAGCAAAGGAAACTATTGAATACTCTTTCACCGTCAACAAGCGTTCGCCAATGATTGATAGTAAGACAAAGGTTAAAATCAAAGAACGTGAAAAGACATATCTTGCATGGGATGACAAACTTACACTTGAGTTCAATGGTGATATGCCTGCAGTAAAAAGTATTCATATTGAGAAAGCCGACGTTCCAACAATCTACTTGTGCGGAAACTCAACTGTAGTTGACCAAAACAATGAGCCTTGGGCTTCATGGGGACAGATGATTACACGTTGGTTTGGACCAGAGGTGGCTATCTCTAATCATGCAGAGAGTGGATTGACAGCACGCACTTTCATTGGTTCATACCGTCTTGATAAAATTCTAACTACACTTAAGAAAGGTGACTATGTCTTTGTCGAGTTTGGTCATAATGATGAGAAAGAGCATCGTCCAGGCGACGGAGCATGGTATCATTATCAATATCAATTAAAGATCTTTATCGATCAAGTACGTGCGAAGGGTGCTGAGATAGTCTTCTGTACTCCTACACAGCGTCGTCAGTTCAATGCAGACGGCAAAAGCATCAGAAATACCCATGGCGACTTTCCTGCTGCAATGAAGATGGTTGCAGAGAAAGAGAATGTTCCGCTTATTGATTTGAATAAAATGACAACAGATTTGTACATCGCAGTAGGACCAGAAGACTCTAAGCGCATGCTTGTTCACTATCCGAAAGAGATGTATGGCAGAGAACTTGCTGACAATACTCATTTTAACCCATTTGGAGCATACGAAGTGGCAAAATGCGTTGTTATGGGAATGAAACAACTTAATCTTCCTATTATCAAGTATCTACGCAACGATTGGGTTGACTTCAATCCTTCTGCACCTGATGATTGGAAAACATTTAAATGGGCACCTTCAAGAATTGTAGAGATAGTAAAGCCTGACGGCAACTAA
- a CDS encoding IS4 family transposase produces the protein MNAGNTVFSQLMSLIPDYELRKCIDRYRGDFHARRFTCRDQFLVMSYAQLTSSASLRSIEAQLTAFNSKLYHAGLKVMPKSTLADMNEKKDWRIYQDYAMVLVERAKVLYKDEYYRLGIDNMVYAFDSSTINLCLHLCPWAKFHHDKGAFKMHTLIDVKNNIPNFIMLTPGNVHDTQAMDSLPVEAGAYYLMDKGYVDFDRLFRLFQQQKAYFVTRAKDNMKYSVFEAREVDRQTGVISDESISLTGLFTAKKYPDLLRLVVYEDFAQNVVYRFLTNDFTLEAITIAELYRERWTIETFFKWIKQHLHIKTFYGTSQNAVFTQIWIAICDYLLLIIALKMYHIEQNLYIFSNVIGQVLFERTPLNELFDKPIINQNPEDDRQLSLW, from the coding sequence ATGAATGCCGGAAATACTGTATTCTCGCAACTGATGTCTCTCATCCCTGACTACGAGCTCAGGAAATGTATTGACAGATATAGAGGGGATTTTCATGCAAGACGATTCACTTGCCGTGACCAGTTCCTTGTCATGAGTTATGCTCAGCTGACCAGCAGCGCAAGCCTTCGTAGCATAGAGGCTCAGTTGACTGCTTTCAACTCCAAGTTGTATCATGCCGGTCTGAAGGTGATGCCCAAGTCCACTCTCGCCGACATGAACGAGAAGAAGGACTGGCGTATCTATCAGGACTACGCAATGGTACTTGTCGAGAGGGCTAAAGTCCTGTATAAAGATGAATACTATCGGTTGGGAATTGACAATATGGTGTATGCCTTTGACAGCAGTACCATCAACCTGTGTCTGCATCTCTGTCCATGGGCGAAGTTCCATCATGACAAAGGTGCTTTCAAGATGCACACTTTGATTGATGTAAAGAACAACATACCCAACTTCATCATGCTTACTCCTGGCAATGTGCATGATACTCAGGCTATGGACAGCTTGCCTGTAGAAGCAGGGGCTTACTATCTGATGGATAAAGGCTATGTGGACTTTGACCGTCTGTTCCGTCTCTTCCAACAGCAGAAGGCTTACTTTGTAACCAGAGCAAAGGACAACATGAAATATTCCGTATTCGAGGCAAGAGAGGTTGACAGGCAGACTGGCGTCATCTCTGACGAGTCCATCAGTCTTACTGGTCTCTTTACAGCCAAGAAGTACCCTGATTTGTTGCGTCTGGTCGTCTATGAGGACTTTGCGCAGAACGTAGTGTATCGATTCCTGACGAATGACTTCACCCTTGAAGCAATTACCATTGCGGAACTGTACCGAGAGCGCTGGACTATCGAAACGTTCTTCAAATGGATCAAGCAGCACCTGCACATCAAGACGTTCTATGGGACGTCCCAAAACGCAGTCTTCACACAGATATGGATTGCCATCTGTGACTACCTGCTGCTTATTATTGCTCTGAAGATGTATCATATCGAACAAAATCTTTACATATTCTCTAATGTCATCGGCCAAGTTCTCTTTGAGAGGACTCCGCTGAATGAACTTTTTGACAAACCAATTATTAATCAAAATCCGGAAGATGACCGCCAACTTTCGCTTTGGTGA
- a CDS encoding glycosyl hydrolase encodes MKKIWHTIVLSVAFCQLSTNQALSQSWPTPTEESKPGTRWWWLGSAVDKENLKWNLNEYANHNIGAVEITPLYGVQGNQKNNIDFLSDKWFEMLRFTQEQCKKNGIEIDMATGTGWPFGGPWVPLKESACRVIFVEKTIDKDGVWTTVNGYKGLQPDKASTEVIDISLSAKDAKNAELDKVMLYADGKAIDVTSYVKDNKLTVDKSNPLFSNISPSNSIKIIAVYIKYGVMKVKRAAPGGEGLVIDHFNHNAVANYLHHIEEAFERTHTPYPHTFFNDSYEVSEGNWTPLLFKEFENRRGYKLEEHLPELISHDAKILSDYRETLGDLVLENFTEQWTAWAHAHGAITRNQAHGSPANLIDCYAAVDIPEIEGFGLSDFGIKGLRQDPGKTRKNDSDFSMLKYAPSAAHITGKPYTSSETFTWLTEHFRTSLSQLKPDIDLMFCAGVNHMFFHGTCYSPKNDTWPGWKFYASIDMSPTNSIWRDAPFFMEYVERCQSFLQMGQPDNDFLVYLPIRDMWKQKTGKLLMQFSIHAMGKLAPDFIKTILDIDKAGFDCDYISEKYILSTTYVNGMLQAEAGTRYKGLIIPGSGEMPENVKRHIDELIAKGAKIIYGTDKKDMAKVAKPEEMRTNCSLKTIRRSNNNGYHYFIANLSPNDVHQRVKLAVPYKSALWFNPLNGNIYQADINSDGIDICLRSGESIILQTFNERIFQTQDSEKNETISHKEIKLNGPWTLSFVDEKPEVNESFKLKKTQTWETLSERAGITMGTGVYSTKFKMTKKDLNNGKWKIDLGDVRESARVYINDKFIGCAWAVPFILEINDELKAGENAIRIEVTNLPANRIADLDRKGIKWRKMEEINVVDINYKKTLYDTWEPVPSGLASEVRLFNE; translated from the coding sequence ATGAAAAAAATATGGCACACCATAGTACTCTCAGTAGCTTTCTGCCAACTGTCAACTAACCAAGCCTTGTCACAGTCTTGGCCTACTCCTACCGAAGAGAGTAAACCAGGCACACGTTGGTGGTGGTTAGGCTCTGCTGTAGATAAAGAGAACCTAAAGTGGAATCTTAATGAATATGCAAATCATAACATAGGTGCTGTTGAGATTACTCCATTATACGGAGTACAGGGAAATCAGAAGAACAACATTGATTTCCTGTCTGACAAGTGGTTTGAAATGCTACGTTTCACACAGGAACAATGTAAAAAGAACGGCATTGAGATTGATATGGCTACTGGTACAGGTTGGCCATTTGGAGGTCCATGGGTACCACTAAAAGAGAGTGCATGCCGTGTTATATTCGTAGAAAAGACCATTGACAAAGATGGTGTTTGGACTACCGTGAATGGCTACAAGGGATTACAGCCAGATAAAGCAAGTACAGAAGTCATTGACATTTCTCTGTCTGCGAAAGATGCGAAGAATGCTGAACTTGACAAGGTCATGCTCTATGCAGACGGTAAAGCCATAGATGTAACATCATACGTAAAGGACAACAAACTGACTGTTGATAAAAGTAATCCACTTTTTTCCAACATCTCGCCATCAAATTCAATTAAGATAATAGCAGTATATATTAAATATGGTGTGATGAAGGTTAAACGAGCTGCTCCTGGAGGAGAGGGCTTGGTTATCGATCATTTCAACCATAATGCAGTAGCTAATTACCTTCACCACATAGAAGAAGCATTTGAACGTACACATACTCCCTACCCTCATACTTTCTTCAATGATAGCTATGAGGTAAGCGAAGGAAACTGGACACCACTCCTTTTTAAAGAGTTTGAAAACAGACGTGGTTATAAACTTGAGGAACATCTTCCAGAACTAATTAGTCATGACGCTAAGATTCTATCCGACTATCGTGAGACTCTTGGAGATCTTGTCCTCGAAAATTTTACCGAACAATGGACAGCATGGGCTCACGCACATGGAGCTATAACACGCAATCAGGCTCATGGGTCACCAGCAAACCTTATAGACTGTTACGCTGCTGTTGATATACCTGAGATTGAAGGATTCGGGCTCTCAGACTTTGGGATAAAAGGACTACGACAGGATCCTGGCAAGACGAGAAAGAACGACAGCGACTTCTCAATGCTGAAATATGCCCCTTCTGCAGCACATATCACAGGCAAGCCATACACCTCAAGCGAGACCTTCACATGGCTTACTGAGCATTTTCGTACTTCGTTATCACAACTGAAGCCAGACATTGACCTAATGTTCTGTGCTGGCGTAAACCACATGTTTTTTCATGGTACATGTTATTCACCAAAGAATGACACATGGCCAGGTTGGAAATTCTATGCTTCCATAGACATGAGTCCCACAAATTCAATCTGGAGAGACGCTCCATTCTTCATGGAGTATGTTGAGCGCTGCCAGAGTTTTCTACAAATGGGTCAGCCGGATAACGATTTCTTGGTCTATCTGCCTATCAGAGACATGTGGAAACAAAAGACAGGAAAATTGCTTATGCAATTCTCTATCCATGCAATGGGTAAGCTTGCTCCAGACTTTATAAAAACAATCCTTGATATTGATAAAGCAGGCTTTGACTGCGACTATATATCGGAGAAATACATTCTATCAACGACCTATGTCAACGGTATGCTTCAAGCAGAAGCTGGAACTCGCTACAAAGGACTTATTATTCCTGGTAGCGGAGAGATGCCAGAGAATGTAAAACGTCACATAGACGAACTCATTGCAAAGGGTGCTAAGATAATTTATGGCACAGATAAGAAGGATATGGCTAAAGTAGCCAAACCAGAAGAGATGCGCACTAATTGCAGTCTTAAAACCATTCGCCGAAGCAATAATAATGGCTATCACTATTTCATTGCCAACTTATCACCAAATGATGTTCATCAGCGTGTTAAATTAGCTGTACCATATAAATCTGCTTTATGGTTCAATCCTCTCAATGGCAACATATACCAAGCAGATATCAACAGCGATGGCATAGACATATGCTTGCGAAGCGGTGAGTCAATAATACTTCAGACATTCAACGAAAGGATATTTCAGACACAAGATTCAGAGAAGAATGAAACAATTAGCCATAAAGAAATAAAACTGAATGGTCCATGGACGCTATCGTTTGTAGACGAGAAGCCTGAAGTTAATGAATCATTTAAACTGAAGAAGACACAAACATGGGAAACACTAAGTGAAAGAGCTGGTATTACCATGGGTACAGGCGTTTATTCGACTAAGTTCAAGATGACAAAGAAAGACCTCAATAATGGAAAATGGAAGATTGATCTTGGCGATGTTCGCGAAAGTGCCCGTGTCTATATTAACGACAAGTTCATCGGATGCGCTTGGGCTGTACCATTCATCCTCGAAATTAATGATGAATTAAAAGCTGGCGAAAACGCCATACGTATAGAAGTAACCAATCTTCCTGCAA